A stretch of DNA from Toxotes jaculatrix isolate fToxJac2 chromosome 15, fToxJac2.pri, whole genome shotgun sequence:
CTAACCTCATGTTAAAGATTACAGCATAAATGTGTTGGAAAGGACAGCTCGGACAAGCTGCAGTACAATGTGCATGTGTAAACCCTTATAAATACTGATTCACTTAATGATGTGGTCGTGTCATAACATTACCGCAGGGTGTTTGAGGCGCgcttgtgtgtgcaggtgcCACATCTTGTCCACACCTCCCGCTGAGCTCAGGCTGATCAGAACGTGAGGGGCTTATTTAAgactcgtgtgtgtgtctgtgtgcgtgtgtgagagagaaaagtgtgtgGCCTTGAGGTATGAAGCCCTCgccaaagacaaagagaaaaaaagaagagaaaataacaCTGGCTCCATGGGGTGGATGACCGCGAGCACAGCGACGGGTTCATTGTGTGATCAATTTAGCCCACCAGAGGGTGCGCAGTAGTAAAGTGATGATCCTCCTGCAGGACAGATAGAGTAATTTTAGAGCCCAcagctattattattatcatgtgCCCATGaatgggagaaagaggggaagaagCCCTTGAAATGAAGgagctgtgggaaaaaaaaaaagattaaaataatcTTCATTGTTGGAGTTAAAGGGAGATGAGCTGtagctgttgttttatttgtccagcTATGAAAAGCTCTAATTATTATTGATATGCACTGCAGTGCTCTAACATCAGAGAATAATTTAATGTAATGTTTATtgtagacaaacaaaaacagaattatgtTTTTCCAAATTGAATGAGAAAATGCCCATGAGTGTGCCTCATGGCTTATGAGATTTGCTAAAGTGAAATAGATTTTTCTCAATAATCACATTATACATTATGTAAACATTATGGAAATAGCATCTATTCACCTCATTTTGGCAACACAAAGGCAAATGCCTGTTGGAAGATGACTTATTTTAGCAAGTGTCATTGTATGGGTTGAGTTTGGAACTTCACATGTACATTGCCAACAGTTACTGCCATCACTTGCCATCTCACTGCATTTAAGAACTAATCACTTGTGTTTCTGGTTCAAGATTCTTTCAGTGCCCAACATCGCAGGTGGATTCCAGCATCACTCGGCCCGCTCCAGGCTCTCTGAAGCTTTCAGCGACAATAAACCTGAGATTACAGTTCCCCGCTGTAACTGGAATATGCTCAGTGAGCGGCTCAATATCTGCATGAGCTCTTTTGAAATCTTTTTCAAAAGATTATATGAAACTCTATCAAATCAATTTTGAAGGATTATCTCTCTGATAAGCCCACGTTTGAGTGaataaactgatcattttgGCATTTGGAAAGCGAATGACTCTGCAGTTATCACCATTGATTAATGCCAAGGACCAGTCGAAACTATGATTGTTCTTGCCTGACAGGACTTGTGGGGGGTCACTGCTGAATATGCAGGACTTAGCAGGGCCTGATATGCCCAGGATGTCCCCTGTGTTTGATGGCATTGCCCTCTTATGGGGCTTCCTCTTTGGATTATTCATTGCAAGTGCACCAGTGATGGCTTGTCCCACAAGTTGTCACTGTATAGAGAAGAGTGGCATGACGGTCGTCCAGTGCATGTCTCGCAACTTGGAGAAGATCCCATCAGATCTTCCAAGAGATACTGTTATCCTGCTTTTGGCATCcaaccacatcacacacatcccCAACCATGCCTTCAAAGAACTGCACTACCTTCAGGAGGTGGACCTGTCCAACAACGAAATTGAGACAATGGATGTTGGAGCGTTTCAAGGTGTTTCTGACAGCCTCCTTGTGCTGGATCTATCAAACAATCGTATCCAAAGTGTCCCCAAAGAGGCATTTGCCCGTCTTCGAGCAAAAATCAGCCTCTCAAACAACCCATGGCACTGTGAGTGTACACTGCAGGAGGTCCTGAGGGAGCTGCGACTGGACCCCGAGACAGTGAACGAGGTGATCTGCCACACAGCAGTGCAGGAGGAATACGCGGGCAAA
This window harbors:
- the lrrc3 gene encoding leucine-rich repeat-containing protein 3 — encoded protein: MQDLAGPDMPRMSPVFDGIALLWGFLFGLFIASAPVMACPTSCHCIEKSGMTVVQCMSRNLEKIPSDLPRDTVILLLASNHITHIPNHAFKELHYLQEVDLSNNEIETMDVGAFQGVSDSLLVLDLSNNRIQSVPKEAFARLRAKISLSNNPWHCECTLQEVLRELRLDPETVNEVICHTAVQEEYAGKPVIQVLDSGINFCNFHHKTTDVAMFVTMFGWFTMVIAYVIYYVRHNQEDARRHLEYLKSLPSSSQISKDFDTISTVL